The Dreissena polymorpha isolate Duluth1 chromosome 10, UMN_Dpol_1.0, whole genome shotgun sequence genome includes a region encoding these proteins:
- the LOC127847200 gene encoding uncharacterized protein LOC127847200 isoform X1, with amino-acid sequence MARSILVWMSHMVNWKLKQNLPKSIQGLVDENSYPPLTFSTLCEAAHIANKTIVGKAKDVTFEPGYPYKDIPQGMWNSFLCNNTWHLVFTELAIARASGYRRGGEIVIESDGNRKFEPQQSNKGQDVAIFSEFWFCISPKIMSRQAFPEDPTFQYMPMGQYLSQSDFASCALLLPEFYRSDMTLLSENACVLQSKRGRCVINIGCPSGSLKGVEFTYKLCLIVQKGKDDACAEHIQAFPRMVVFAPGMDGVTFTISLPVTGEYTFSTAIKTKTNDHNRNPECFKFKIICNEIDNTYCRNIPQSVTEMGVGFTPVAKDFGLKHPSNIATTLVVKCDPDQLLASDIEVEPESVIFRVAEDRINEVEFTSEFLDDIDNIGFSEVNLDKEKGELEVKAGLKKPGESVLVVKGREITRGQDFQPILNYIVSSHEKVDDNYERRLRHIKRVNASNKKKDAKEDYKAQLKDHVIAIRKEIENLNKAVIKTHELQLKVNLEVNKEVKTTSELYENYPANSERGFGLTFDDSAHFQLSEFTSLPKSWQTDYSVSEGSKSAEVLTSMAFSCEDFSDTEVKKSQGGTNLHEHASTKFKAEKKYIHLKNRHMRLKNTLILEQTRVARLEQVKLKEEIAVLKLKRGHLEKSSFI; translated from the exons ATGGCCAGGTCGATACTTGTTTGGATGTCACATATGGTGAACTGGAAGTTGAAACAAAACTTGCCAAAAAGCATACAGGGACTTGTAGATGAAAACAGTTATCCTCCTTTAACATTCAGCACGTTGTGCGA AGCGGCCCATATAGCAAATAAAACTATAGTGGGCAAAGCTAAGGATGTTACATTTGAACCAGGATATCCGTACAAAGATATTCCACAGGGAATGTGGAACAGCTTCTTATGCAATAATACCTGGCATTTGGTTTTCACTGAACTTGCCATTGCAAGGGCAAGCGGATACAGGCGAGGTGGGGAGATTGTCATTGAAAGTGACGGAAATAGAAAATTTGAGCCACAACAGAGCAATAAAGGGCAAGACGTAGCAATATTTTCAGAATTCTGGTTCTGTATTAGTCCTAAAATAATGTCTAGACAAGCTTTTCCAGAGGACCCCACTTTTCAGTATATGCCGATGGGGCAATATTTGAGCCAATCAGATTTTGCTTCATGCGCGTTGCTGCTCCCAGAATTTTACAGATCGGACATGACGCTTCTGTCGGAAAATGCATGCGTTTTGCAATCCAAACGGGGACGATGCGTTATCAATATCGGCTGTCCCTCTGGTTCACTCAAAGGCGTCGAATTCACATATAAACTTTGTCTGATTGTTCAAAAAGGAAAAGACGACGCATGTGCAGAACATATCCAAGCATTTCCCAGAATGGTGGTCTTTGCACCTGGAATGGACGGCGTAACCTTTACTATCAGTCTTCCAGTCACTGGAGAGTACACATTCAGCACGGctattaaaactaaaacaaatgaCCACAATCGTAATCCAGAATGCTTCAAGTTCAAAATCATTTGCAATGAAATTGACAATACATACTGCAGAAACATTCCTCAATCGGTGACAGAGATGGGTGTTGGTTTCACGCCCGTTGCAAAGGACTTCGGTTTAAAGCATCCGTCGAATATTGCAACAACGTTGGTTGTCAAATGCGATCCCGATCAGCTCTTGGCGTCAGACATAGAAGTTGAACCGGAATCCGTGATATTCAGAGTTGCAGAAGATAGAATCAACGAAGTGGAATTCACATCCGAATTTCTCGATGACATAGACAACATTG GCTTCTCTGAGGTAAATCTGGACAAGGAAAAGGGAGAGCTAGAGGTCAAAGCAGGGCTCAAGAAACCTGGAGAGAGTGTCCTTGTTGTCAAGGGCAGAGAAATAACACGCGGTCAGGATTTCCAGCCAATCCTAAACTATATTGTCAGCTCTCACGAAAAAGTTGATg ATAATTATGAAAGACGGCTGCGACATATAAAGCGAGTCAACGCTAGCAACAAAAAGAAGGACGCGAAAGAAGATTACAAAGCACAGCTGAAAGATCATGTCATTGCCATTCGCAAAGAAATCGAAAACCTAAACAAAGCTGTAATAAAAACACACGAGTTGCAACTCAAAGTCAACCTTGAAGTCAATAAGGAAGTCAAAA CTACTTCAGAGCTGTACGAAAATTATCCAGCAAACTCAGAACGTGGATTTGGGCTGACCTTCGATGACTCGGCACATTTTCAGC TTTCAGAGTTCACATCCTTGCCAAAATCATGGCAGACCGATTACAGTGTCTCAGAGGGAAGTAAATCAGCAGAAG TCTTAACATCCATGGCATTTTCATGTGAAGATTTCAGTGATACAGAAGTAAAAAAGTCGCAAGGAG gaaCTAATCTCCATGAGCATGCCTCAACAAAGTTCAAGGCGGAGAAAAAGTACATTCACCTAAAGAACAGACACATGCGCCTGAAGAACACTTTGATTCTAGAGCAAACCAGAGTGGCCCGTTTAGAGCAAGTGAAACTGAAGGAAGAAATTGCAGTTTTGAAACTGAAGAGAGGTCATCTTGAAAAGTCTTCGTTCATCTAA
- the LOC127847200 gene encoding uncharacterized protein LOC127847200 isoform X2, translated as MWNSFLCNNTWHLVFTELAIARASGYRRGGEIVIESDGNRKFEPQQSNKGQDVAIFSEFWFCISPKIMSRQAFPEDPTFQYMPMGQYLSQSDFASCALLLPEFYRSDMTLLSENACVLQSKRGRCVINIGCPSGSLKGVEFTYKLCLIVQKGKDDACAEHIQAFPRMVVFAPGMDGVTFTISLPVTGEYTFSTAIKTKTNDHNRNPECFKFKIICNEIDNTYCRNIPQSVTEMGVGFTPVAKDFGLKHPSNIATTLVVKCDPDQLLASDIEVEPESVIFRVAEDRINEVEFTSEFLDDIDNIGFSEVNLDKEKGELEVKAGLKKPGESVLVVKGREITRGQDFQPILNYIVSSHEKVDDNYERRLRHIKRVNASNKKKDAKEDYKAQLKDHVIAIRKEIENLNKAVIKTHELQLKVNLEVNKEVKTTSELYENYPANSERGFGLTFDDSAHFQLSEFTSLPKSWQTDYSVSEGSKSAEVLTSMAFSCEDFSDTEVKKSQGGTNLHEHASTKFKAEKKYIHLKNRHMRLKNTLILEQTRVARLEQVKLKEEIAVLKLKRGHLEKSSFI; from the exons ATGTGGAACAGCTTCTTATGCAATAATACCTGGCATTTGGTTTTCACTGAACTTGCCATTGCAAGGGCAAGCGGATACAGGCGAGGTGGGGAGATTGTCATTGAAAGTGACGGAAATAGAAAATTTGAGCCACAACAGAGCAATAAAGGGCAAGACGTAGCAATATTTTCAGAATTCTGGTTCTGTATTAGTCCTAAAATAATGTCTAGACAAGCTTTTCCAGAGGACCCCACTTTTCAGTATATGCCGATGGGGCAATATTTGAGCCAATCAGATTTTGCTTCATGCGCGTTGCTGCTCCCAGAATTTTACAGATCGGACATGACGCTTCTGTCGGAAAATGCATGCGTTTTGCAATCCAAACGGGGACGATGCGTTATCAATATCGGCTGTCCCTCTGGTTCACTCAAAGGCGTCGAATTCACATATAAACTTTGTCTGATTGTTCAAAAAGGAAAAGACGACGCATGTGCAGAACATATCCAAGCATTTCCCAGAATGGTGGTCTTTGCACCTGGAATGGACGGCGTAACCTTTACTATCAGTCTTCCAGTCACTGGAGAGTACACATTCAGCACGGctattaaaactaaaacaaatgaCCACAATCGTAATCCAGAATGCTTCAAGTTCAAAATCATTTGCAATGAAATTGACAATACATACTGCAGAAACATTCCTCAATCGGTGACAGAGATGGGTGTTGGTTTCACGCCCGTTGCAAAGGACTTCGGTTTAAAGCATCCGTCGAATATTGCAACAACGTTGGTTGTCAAATGCGATCCCGATCAGCTCTTGGCGTCAGACATAGAAGTTGAACCGGAATCCGTGATATTCAGAGTTGCAGAAGATAGAATCAACGAAGTGGAATTCACATCCGAATTTCTCGATGACATAGACAACATTG GCTTCTCTGAGGTAAATCTGGACAAGGAAAAGGGAGAGCTAGAGGTCAAAGCAGGGCTCAAGAAACCTGGAGAGAGTGTCCTTGTTGTCAAGGGCAGAGAAATAACACGCGGTCAGGATTTCCAGCCAATCCTAAACTATATTGTCAGCTCTCACGAAAAAGTTGATg ATAATTATGAAAGACGGCTGCGACATATAAAGCGAGTCAACGCTAGCAACAAAAAGAAGGACGCGAAAGAAGATTACAAAGCACAGCTGAAAGATCATGTCATTGCCATTCGCAAAGAAATCGAAAACCTAAACAAAGCTGTAATAAAAACACACGAGTTGCAACTCAAAGTCAACCTTGAAGTCAATAAGGAAGTCAAAA CTACTTCAGAGCTGTACGAAAATTATCCAGCAAACTCAGAACGTGGATTTGGGCTGACCTTCGATGACTCGGCACATTTTCAGC TTTCAGAGTTCACATCCTTGCCAAAATCATGGCAGACCGATTACAGTGTCTCAGAGGGAAGTAAATCAGCAGAAG TCTTAACATCCATGGCATTTTCATGTGAAGATTTCAGTGATACAGAAGTAAAAAAGTCGCAAGGAG gaaCTAATCTCCATGAGCATGCCTCAACAAAGTTCAAGGCGGAGAAAAAGTACATTCACCTAAAGAACAGACACATGCGCCTGAAGAACACTTTGATTCTAGAGCAAACCAGAGTGGCCCGTTTAGAGCAAGTGAAACTGAAGGAAGAAATTGCAGTTTTGAAACTGAAGAGAGGTCATCTTGAAAAGTCTTCGTTCATCTAA